In Deinococcus wulumuqiensis R12, the following are encoded in one genomic region:
- a CDS encoding DUF5615 family PIN-like protein, whose product MTQPQVYWLDAQLPPALAPWLTHTFGVEAYSAAYLGLRDAEDEVIFQAARQADAIIISKDSDFLERLVRLGPPPRLLYVTCGNTTKARLTEIFAQHFAAAQQLFLRGEAVVEIA is encoded by the coding sequence ATGACGCAACCACAGGTGTACTGGCTCGATGCCCAGTTGCCGCCCGCGCTGGCTCCCTGGCTGACTCACACCTTTGGGGTTGAGGCGTACAGCGCTGCTTATTTGGGGCTGAGAGATGCCGAGGATGAGGTCATTTTTCAGGCGGCCCGCCAAGCAGACGCCATTATCATTTCAAAAGATTCCGACTTTTTGGAGCGCCTGGTTAGGCTAGGGCCGCCGCCGCGCCTGCTGTACGTCACCTGTGGCAACACCACCAAAGCCCGCCTCACCGAGATTTTTGCCCAGCACTTTGCCGCCGCGCAGCAACTCTTTTTAAGAGGTGAAGCTGTTGTGGAGATTGCTTGA
- a CDS encoding N-6 DNA methylase, producing MTRTHDIVQKLWNLCNDLRDDGVTYHQYVTELTYLLFLKMAKETVQEDQIPPENRWDALKARSAPERLDHYRRTLLDLGKANASLVQQIYADASSFIKKPATLSKLVTDIDGLDWYAVDKESLGDLYEGLLQRNAGEKKSGAGQYFTPRPLIDSVVAVMQPKSTDVIQDPAAGTGGFLIAADHYVKAHEDVYDWPEEQQKKYFETTFYGMELVQDTHRLALMNLMLHGLANDPERSGIFQGDTLSDEHEKMPKATLILSNPPFGTKKGGGEPTRQDLTYRTSNKQFSFLQHIYRSLKPGGRAAVILPDNVLFESGVGKQIRADLMEKCNLHTILRLPTGIFYAQGVKTNVLFLTRGQTDTGNTQEVWVYDLRANMPQFGKRTPLTREHFAEFERAFGDDPTGSAAALAKRTDMGEEGRFRKFTREQVRERGDSLDISWLKDDSALSGDLPEPTQLAEEALGELSGAMEELRAILLELGATPEELEAVGAED from the coding sequence ATGACTCGTACCCACGACATCGTCCAGAAGCTCTGGAACCTGTGCAACGACCTGCGCGACGACGGCGTAACCTACCACCAGTACGTCACCGAACTGACCTACCTGCTGTTTCTGAAAATGGCGAAGGAAACGGTCCAGGAAGACCAGATTCCGCCCGAAAACCGCTGGGACGCCCTGAAAGCCAGGAGTGCCCCTGAACGTCTTGACCACTACCGCCGGACCCTACTGGATTTGGGCAAGGCGAACGCGTCCCTCGTCCAGCAGATTTACGCCGATGCCAGTTCATTCATCAAGAAGCCGGCCACCCTCAGCAAACTGGTCACGGACATCGACGGCCTGGACTGGTATGCCGTGGACAAAGAGAGCCTAGGCGACCTGTACGAAGGGCTGCTGCAACGCAACGCGGGCGAGAAGAAAAGCGGAGCTGGACAATATTTCACGCCGCGTCCCCTAATTGACTCGGTGGTGGCCGTCATGCAACCCAAAAGCACCGACGTGATTCAGGACCCCGCCGCAGGCACAGGCGGCTTTCTGATTGCTGCCGACCATTACGTCAAGGCGCATGAAGACGTGTACGACTGGCCCGAAGAACAGCAGAAAAAATACTTCGAGACAACCTTCTACGGCATGGAGCTGGTGCAGGACACCCACCGCCTGGCGCTGATGAACCTGATGCTGCACGGCCTTGCCAACGACCCCGAGCGCAGCGGCATCTTCCAGGGCGACACCCTCAGCGACGAGCACGAAAAGATGCCCAAGGCCACCCTGATTCTGAGCAACCCGCCCTTTGGCACCAAGAAGGGAGGCGGTGAACCGACCCGTCAGGACCTCACCTACCGCACCAGCAACAAGCAGTTTTCGTTCCTACAGCATATCTACCGCAGCCTCAAACCTGGGGGCCGCGCCGCTGTGATTCTGCCCGACAACGTACTGTTTGAAAGTGGCGTGGGCAAGCAAATTCGCGCCGACCTGATGGAGAAATGCAACCTGCACACCATCTTGCGGCTGCCGACCGGCATTTTCTACGCGCAGGGCGTCAAAACCAATGTGCTGTTCTTGACCCGTGGGCAGACCGACACGGGCAATACGCAGGAAGTCTGGGTGTACGACCTCCGCGCCAACATGCCCCAGTTTGGCAAGCGCACCCCGCTGACCCGCGAGCATTTTGCCGAGTTTGAGCGGGCGTTTGGCGACGACCCCACGGGCAGCGCTGCAGCACTGGCAAAGCGCACCGACATGGGCGAAGAAGGCCGCTTCCGCAAGTTCACCCGTGAACAGGTGCGCGAGCGGGGAGACAGCCTGGACATCAGTTGGCTGAAGGATGACAGTGCCCTTAGCGGCGACCTGCCCGAACCCACCCAACTGGCCGAGGAAGCTCTGGGCGAACTGAGCGGCGCAATGGAAGAACTGCGGGCCATTCTGCTGGAACTGGGGGCCACCCCCGAAGAACTGGAGGCCGTGGGGGCTGAGGACTAA
- a CDS encoding restriction endonuclease subunit S, giving the protein MTTTDPQDHAATDASPSQSLPPGWVGTTLGEVAEWGSGGTPQRTNDEYYTQNGIPWLTIGDLNDDLVTSAKTHITEEGLKNSSAKLVPAGTIFFAMYGSIGKMGISGMDCATNQAIAFCFPLQSVIKKSFLFYLLKSERENLFAQGQGGAQQNISQTILKAHAILLPPLPEQKRIADKLDTLLGRVETARERLERVPKLLKTFRQSVLSAAVSGELTREWRGGGEAEWEEDTFRLDKIGLIITGGTPKKELRGGQATIPFYKPTELDKGYRVETATELVSEAAAMSVRPIPDRTVMVTCIGATIGKVGLSRQAGITNQQINSIVCNEDVALPEYVYFLLSSDLGQSAIIDNASSTTLPILNKSRFSELSFPLPPLPEQAEIVRRVEALFALADRVEARYAAGLAAFDSLTPALLQKAFRGELVPQDPSDEPASVLLERIRAQRAAAGVGGVRRGRGAGKAKAGAGVEAQAAAPGRRGRPKKALTEAEAVAALEARRAAREAQFEAAPEGSRMPDLFGEG; this is encoded by the coding sequence ATGACTACAACCGACCCCCAAGACCACGCCGCCACTGACGCCAGCCCTAGCCAAAGCCTGCCGCCTGGATGGGTTGGAACCACTTTGGGCGAAGTTGCCGAATGGGGTAGCGGTGGTACACCTCAACGAACGAATGATGAGTATTACACTCAAAATGGTATTCCTTGGCTAACAATTGGCGACCTAAATGACGATTTAGTGACTTCTGCTAAAACACATATCACTGAAGAAGGTTTGAAAAATAGTTCAGCAAAGCTTGTACCCGCAGGAACTATATTTTTTGCAATGTATGGCTCAATAGGCAAGATGGGTATTTCTGGTATGGATTGCGCTACTAATCAGGCCATTGCTTTTTGCTTTCCCTTGCAATCTGTTATCAAGAAGAGCTTTTTATTTTATCTGCTTAAATCCGAAAGAGAAAATCTGTTTGCCCAAGGACAAGGCGGGGCGCAACAGAACATAAGCCAAACCATTTTGAAAGCCCATGCAATACTCCTTCCGCCCTTGCCTGAGCAAAAGCGGATTGCCGACAAGCTAGATACGCTGCTAGGCCGTGTAGAAACTGCCCGCGAACGGCTGGAGCGGGTGCCCAAGCTGTTAAAGACCTTCCGCCAAAGCGTGCTGAGCGCCGCCGTCAGTGGAGAATTGACGCGGGAATGGAGAGGCGGCGGGGAAGCGGAGTGGGAAGAAGATACATTTCGCCTAGATAAAATAGGGTTGATTATTACAGGTGGAACACCTAAAAAAGAATTGCGAGGCGGTCAGGCAACCATTCCTTTCTATAAGCCAACTGAACTAGATAAAGGCTACAGAGTTGAAACCGCTACAGAATTAGTTAGTGAGGCCGCTGCTATGTCTGTAAGACCCATACCAGATAGGACGGTTATGGTTACTTGTATAGGTGCAACGATTGGTAAGGTCGGTTTATCCCGACAGGCGGGAATAACCAATCAGCAAATTAATTCCATTGTTTGCAACGAAGATGTTGCTCTGCCTGAGTATGTATACTTTCTTTTATCTAGTGATTTAGGACAATCTGCAATAATTGATAATGCCTCCTCAACAACATTGCCAATTTTGAACAAGAGTCGCTTTTCTGAATTATCTTTTCCCCTCCCCCCCCTCCCCGAACAAGCGGAAATTGTGCGGCGGGTAGAGGCGTTGTTTGCCCTCGCTGACCGAGTAGAGGCGCGGTATGCGGCGGGGCTGGCAGCGTTTGACTCGCTGACGCCTGCGCTGCTGCAAAAGGCGTTTCGTGGTGAACTGGTGCCCCAAGACCCAAGCGATGAGCCTGCCTCGGTGCTGCTGGAACGCATCCGGGCGCAGCGGGCAGCGGCTGGCGTGGGGGGGGTAAGGCGCGGGCGCGGGGCGGGCAAGGCGAAGGCGGGAGCAGGGGTAGAGGCTCAAGCTGCAGCACCAGGGCGGCGCGGCAGACCTAAAAAGGCCCTGACCGAAGCCGAAGCGGTAGCGGCCCTGGAAGCGCGGCGGGCAGCACGGGAAGCCCAGTTTGAGGCCGCGCCAGAGGGGTCACGGATGCCCGATTTGTTTGGGGAGGGCTAG
- a CDS encoding DUF433 domain-containing protein — protein sequence MTALDRITVNPSQCGGRPCIRGMRIRVSDLLDLLGAGATPEEILTDYPDLEREDISAALLWAARYIDHPRLSA from the coding sequence ATGACCGCATTAGACCGAATTACTGTCAATCCCAGTCAATGCGGGGGCCGCCCGTGCATACGCGGCATGAGAATCAGGGTGTCTGACCTGCTTGACTTGCTGGGCGCAGGGGCCACACCCGAAGAAATTCTCACCGATTACCCCGACCTAGAGCGCGAGGATATTTCCGCCGCGCTGCTGTGGGCCGCCCGTTACATTGACCACCCGCGCCTGAGCGCATGA